CGGGCCGAACTGCGGACCGCCGAGGTCCTGTCGGACCTGAACGCCGACTTCTGTCTGGGCGACCGGGCGACCGCGCTGCACGTGCCCACGCGGACCGTGCGGACGGAGTCCGGGCGGGAGCTGCGGGCGGACGCGATCGTGATCGCCACCGGGGTGCGGGCCCGGACGCTCCCGGGCCAGGAGCCCCTGGCCGGTGTGCACGTGCTGCGCAGCCTCGACGACGCGCTCGCCCTGCGGGAGGACCTGCGGACCGCCACCCGGCTGGTGGTCGTCGGCGAGGGCGTCCTCGGCTCCGAGATCGCGGCCACCGCGCGCACCCTCGGCCTCGACGTCACCCTCACCGGCCCGCTCGCCGCCCCGATGGCCCTGCAGGTGGGCCCGCTGGTGTCGGAAGCGCTGGCGGAACTGCACACCGAACGCGGAGTACGGCTGCGGCTGGGCGCCGGCGTCGCGGGCCTGACCGGCGAGCGGGGCCGGGTCACCGGCGTGGCGCTCGGCACGGGCGAGGTGCTGCCGGCCGACGTGGTGGTCGTCGCGATCGGCGCGTCCCCGGCGACGGACTGGCTGACGGACAGCGGTCTCGAGCTGGACAACGGCGTGGTGTGCGACTCACGGAGCCGGGCGGAGGACGGGATCTACGCCGTCGGCGACGTGGCCCGCTTCCACCACGAGCACCTCGGCCGTCTGGTCCGCCTGGAGAACCGTACGAACGCCACGGAGCAGGCCATCGCCGTCGCCGCCGACATCCTCGGCGAGGGCCGGCCGTATCTGCCGGTGCCGTACTTCTGGACCGACCAGTTCGACGCCAAGCTCCAGGTCCACGGCTTCCTTCCTCCCGACGCCGAAGCGGACGTCGTCGAGGGCGACCTGTCGGCCCGCCGGTTCGTGGTCCGCTACCGCAGCGAGGGCCGCGTCACGGGGGTGCTCGGCTGGAACATGCCGAAGCAGACGCGCCTGCGCCGCCAGGAGGTCGTCGACGCCCTCCCACGCCCGGACGCCACGCGCGCGGGGGCACCCCTGTTCGCGTCGACCCCTACCCACTGAACGATCAGGAGAGACCCATGAAGGTTGTCGTCGACGAGGACAAGTGCGTCGCCGCCGGACAGTGCGTGTCCGCCGCCATGGACGTGTTCGACCAGCGCGACGAGGACGGCATCGTCGTCCTGCTCAACGAGAACCCGCCGCCGGAGCTGGCCGACGACGTCCGCAACGCGGCCGCCGTGTGCCCGGCGCTGGCCATCCGCATCGAGGAATAGCTCCCCCCGGACTTCGGCCCCGGCAGCCCCGGGGCTCCCCCTTTACCCCCCACGTATCTGGAGGAAACGACCATGACCGAGGCCGATGTCCGGCTCGCCCCCGACGAGCCGGTCTACTACTACCAGGACGACAGGGACGCCAAGTGCCCCTACGCCCCGCCGCCCGGACTGCGGGCCCTCAACGACGAGGCGCCCATCTCCCGGGGCCGGATCTGGGACGGCAGCACCCCCTGGCTCGTCACGGGCCACGCCGCGCAGCGCGCGATCCTGTCCGACCCCCGGGTGAGCTCGGACGACAAGCAGGCCGGGTTCCCGTACCCGAACCAGGCCATGGCGGAGAACGCCCCCCACCACCCGCTCACGATCTTCAACGCCGACGGCGCCGACCACACCCGGATCCGCCGGATGATGACCCGCCCGTTCACCCGCCCCCGGATGGAGGCGCTGCGCCCGGAGATCCAGCGGTTCACCGACGAGCTCATCGACAAGATGCTGGCGGGCCCGAAGCCCGTCAACCTGACGACCGCGCTGTCCCTGCCGCTGCCCTCGCTGATGATCTGCGCGCTGCTCGGAGTGCCGTACGAGGATCACGAGTTCTTCCAGAAGCACGCCCGCGTGGCGACCACGAGCGAGAAGACGGCCGAGGACGACCGTGCGGCGGGCGAGGCGCTGGGCGGCTATCTGGCCAATCTGCTGCAGGTCAAGATGGAGACGCCGGCCGATGACGTGCTCTCGGACTTCGCGGCGCGGATCAAGGCGGGGGACCTCACCCTTCCCGAGGCCACGCTGCTGTCCATGATCCTGCTGATCGCCGGGCACGAGACCAGCGCGACCATGATCACACTGGGCACCGGCCTGCTGCTGGACAACCCCGAACAGCTGCGGCTGCTGCGGGAGACGGACGACCCGAAGATCGTCGCGAACGCGGTCGACGAGATCCTGCGCTATCTGACCGTCGCCACGTTCGGGCAGCGGCGCATCGCCCGTGAGGACTTCGCGTTCGAGGGTGCGGACATCAAGGCCGGGGACGGCATCATCGTCCCGCTGCCCGCGGGGAACTGGGACCCGGTGGCGTTCCCCGACCCGGAGCGGCTCGACCTCACCCGCAAGGCGACCCACCACCACGCCTTCGGCTGGGGCATCCACCAGTGCCTCGGCCAGCAGCTCGCCCGCATCGAGCTCCAGGTCGTCTACGGCACGCTCTACCGGCGCATCCCGACCCTGCGCCTCGCGGTCGACCGCGACGAGCTGAAGTTCCGGCCGGCCGACGCGTTGGCCTTCGGCGTCAGCGAGTTGCCCGTCACCTGGTAGCCGTCACCCGGCAG
This window of the Streptomyces sp. NBC_01275 genome carries:
- a CDS encoding NAD(P)/FAD-dependent oxidoreductase, whose amino-acid sequence is MRIDNDNGDRGTVPASVLVVGASASGLTTVEALRRTGYAGAVTVLGDEPHPPYDRPPLSKQVLSGAWEPGRAELRTAEVLSDLNADFCLGDRATALHVPTRTVRTESGRELRADAIVIATGVRARTLPGQEPLAGVHVLRSLDDALALREDLRTATRLVVVGEGVLGSEIAATARTLGLDVTLTGPLAAPMALQVGPLVSEALAELHTERGVRLRLGAGVAGLTGERGRVTGVALGTGEVLPADVVVVAIGASPATDWLTDSGLELDNGVVCDSRSRAEDGIYAVGDVARFHHEHLGRLVRLENRTNATEQAIAVAADILGEGRPYLPVPYFWTDQFDAKLQVHGFLPPDAEADVVEGDLSARRFVVRYRSEGRVTGVLGWNMPKQTRLRRQEVVDALPRPDATRAGAPLFASTPTH
- a CDS encoding ferredoxin; this translates as MKVVVDEDKCVAAGQCVSAAMDVFDQRDEDGIVVLLNENPPPELADDVRNAAAVCPALAIRIEE
- a CDS encoding cytochrome P450, whose protein sequence is MTEADVRLAPDEPVYYYQDDRDAKCPYAPPPGLRALNDEAPISRGRIWDGSTPWLVTGHAAQRAILSDPRVSSDDKQAGFPYPNQAMAENAPHHPLTIFNADGADHTRIRRMMTRPFTRPRMEALRPEIQRFTDELIDKMLAGPKPVNLTTALSLPLPSLMICALLGVPYEDHEFFQKHARVATTSEKTAEDDRAAGEALGGYLANLLQVKMETPADDVLSDFAARIKAGDLTLPEATLLSMILLIAGHETSATMITLGTGLLLDNPEQLRLLRETDDPKIVANAVDEILRYLTVATFGQRRIAREDFAFEGADIKAGDGIIVPLPAGNWDPVAFPDPERLDLTRKATHHHAFGWGIHQCLGQQLARIELQVVYGTLYRRIPTLRLAVDRDELKFRPADALAFGVSELPVTW